The Streptomyces sp. NBC_00691 genome has a segment encoding these proteins:
- a CDS encoding DEAD/DEAH box helicase produces the protein MSLSHGPDDSAREPAQPSPPVSAQEPFRDASRNPSLELTRHAAVFLPADPPRAGLIAFWSADGDVLPGPEDLATGTRPDTWTDSDTAVVSWSGCARVDGADITVVDEETLRPVTVPARVLSVRDALPLLAHARFSDTAAPASAFWGAASLLALDLVSRGLLLPGLTPGGVDAWRAGPLGPGELAGLRTLAASMPPEAHAVPLTSDEPPLLPEPEALLRAFTDAVADTLPRTPAAPLAAGGSAFAADAPQSIPGQRAWAADVAAVYDAGVRLSLRLELPGFTAESEKAPDFRAVLQLHDVADPNLVADAAEVWAGSGRTAAAFGPRARMDALLALRRAARAWPPLAPLLTAAVPDTVELADEEVAELLGTAGPALAAAGVQVHWPRELADRLTASAVIGPVGDPPPEGQHTAGGAGAVDGSWSGTEGLRSGAEETGVAAFGSGDGAEEARPSSTLPSFLSADALLGFNWRFAVGDQELTRAELDRLAEAGRPLVRLRDRWVLVDPAEVHRARSRQDRTMTPVDALSAVLTGTTEIDGRPVEVAATGWLERLRERLAEPEGDRPQLSQPPALAATLRDYQLRGLDWLHRMTSLGLGGCLADDMGLGKTITVIALHLHRQADPSSSGPTLVVCPTSLMGNWQREIEKFAPGTPVRRFHGATRGLEDLADGGFVLTTYGTMRLDAGRLAEQSWGLVVADEAQHVKNPYSATARQLRTIGARARVALSGTPVENNLSELWAILDWTTPGLLGTLGAFRTRFAAAVEGGRDQAAAARLAALVRPFLLRRRKSDPGIAPELPPKTETDRAVSLTPEQAGLYEAVVRETLAAIAEADGMARRGLVVKLLTGLKQICNHPAQYLKEERPRIEGRSGKLELLDELLDTILAEGACTLVFTQYVGMARLLETHLAARGVRTQFLHGGTPVAEREAMVARFQNGEVPVFLLSLKAAGTGLNLTRAEHVVHYDRWWNPAVEAQATDRAYRIGQDRPVQVHRLIAEGTIEDRIATMLDRKRELADTVLGTGGDTPPELTELTDAELAELVRLRGDAR, from the coding sequence TTGTCGCTGTCGCACGGACCCGATGATTCCGCCCGCGAACCCGCTCAGCCGTCCCCTCCGGTATCCGCCCAGGAGCCCTTCCGGGACGCCTCCCGGAACCCCTCGCTCGAACTCACCCGCCACGCCGCCGTCTTCCTCCCCGCCGATCCGCCCCGCGCGGGCCTGATCGCCTTCTGGTCCGCGGACGGCGACGTGCTGCCGGGCCCCGAAGACCTCGCGACCGGCACCCGGCCGGACACTTGGACCGACAGCGACACCGCCGTCGTGAGCTGGAGCGGCTGCGCCCGTGTCGACGGCGCCGACATCACGGTGGTGGACGAGGAGACCCTCCGGCCGGTGACGGTCCCCGCGCGTGTCCTGTCCGTACGCGATGCCCTGCCGCTGCTCGCGCATGCCCGCTTCTCCGACACCGCGGCACCCGCCAGCGCCTTCTGGGGCGCCGCCTCGCTCCTCGCTCTCGACCTGGTCTCCCGCGGCCTGCTGCTGCCCGGCCTCACCCCCGGCGGCGTCGACGCGTGGCGGGCCGGTCCGCTGGGGCCGGGCGAGCTCGCCGGGTTGCGGACGCTCGCCGCGTCGATGCCTCCCGAGGCCCACGCCGTACCGCTCACGTCGGACGAGCCGCCGCTCCTTCCCGAACCGGAGGCCCTGCTGCGCGCGTTCACCGACGCCGTCGCGGACACGCTTCCCCGTACCCCGGCCGCTCCGCTCGCCGCCGGTGGTTCGGCCTTCGCCGCCGACGCGCCGCAGTCGATTCCCGGGCAGCGGGCGTGGGCCGCCGATGTGGCGGCGGTGTACGACGCGGGCGTCCGGCTGTCACTCAGGCTCGAACTGCCGGGCTTCACCGCCGAGTCGGAGAAGGCTCCCGACTTCCGGGCGGTTCTGCAGCTGCACGACGTCGCCGACCCGAACCTCGTCGCGGACGCGGCGGAGGTGTGGGCGGGCTCCGGCCGGACGGCGGCGGCGTTCGGTCCCCGGGCCCGGATGGACGCCCTGCTCGCCCTCCGGCGCGCCGCACGGGCCTGGCCCCCGCTGGCGCCGCTCCTGACGGCGGCCGTGCCGGACACCGTCGAACTCGCCGACGAGGAGGTCGCGGAGCTGCTCGGTACGGCGGGCCCGGCCCTGGCGGCCGCGGGCGTTCAGGTGCACTGGCCGCGTGAACTCGCCGACCGGCTGACCGCGAGTGCGGTGATCGGACCGGTGGGCGATCCACCGCCGGAGGGACAGCACACCGCCGGGGGCGCGGGTGCCGTCGACGGGTCCTGGTCCGGTACGGAAGGACTCCGGTCCGGCGCCGAGGAAACCGGCGTGGCGGCGTTCGGATCCGGCGACGGGGCGGAGGAGGCACGGCCCTCCTCGACCCTCCCTTCCTTCCTCTCCGCCGACGCCCTGCTCGGCTTCAACTGGCGCTTCGCCGTCGGCGATCAGGAGCTGACCCGCGCTGAGCTCGACCGGCTCGCCGAGGCCGGACGGCCCCTGGTCCGCCTGCGTGACCGCTGGGTGCTGGTCGACCCCGCCGAGGTGCACCGGGCACGGTCGCGGCAGGACCGCACGATGACTCCGGTCGACGCCCTCTCGGCTGTCCTCACCGGCACCACCGAGATCGACGGCCGGCCCGTGGAGGTCGCGGCGACCGGCTGGCTGGAACGCCTGCGGGAACGGCTCGCCGAGCCCGAGGGCGACCGGCCGCAGCTCTCCCAGCCCCCGGCGCTCGCCGCGACCCTGCGCGACTACCAGCTGCGCGGGCTGGACTGGCTGCACCGGATGACCTCGCTCGGCCTCGGCGGCTGTCTCGCCGACGACATGGGCCTCGGCAAGACCATCACGGTCATCGCCCTGCATCTGCACCGCCAGGCCGACCCGTCCTCCTCCGGCCCCACCCTCGTCGTCTGTCCCACCTCCCTCATGGGCAACTGGCAGCGGGAGATCGAGAAGTTCGCGCCCGGAACGCCGGTGCGCCGCTTCCACGGCGCCACCCGCGGTCTGGAGGACCTCGCCGACGGTGGGTTCGTCCTCACCACGTACGGCACCATGCGGCTCGACGCCGGGCGACTCGCCGAGCAGAGCTGGGGTCTCGTGGTCGCGGACGAGGCTCAGCATGTCAAGAACCCCTACTCGGCGACGGCCAGGCAACTGCGGACCATCGGCGCCCGCGCGCGCGTGGCGCTGTCCGGGACGCCCGTCGAGAACAACCTCTCCGAGCTGTGGGCGATCCTCGACTGGACCACGCCGGGGCTGCTCGGCACCCTGGGTGCCTTCAGGACCCGGTTCGCGGCCGCCGTGGAGGGCGGGCGCGACCAGGCCGCCGCGGCGCGACTCGCCGCGCTGGTCCGCCCGTTCCTGCTGCGCCGCCGCAAGTCGGACCCCGGCATCGCGCCCGAGCTGCCGCCGAAGACGGAGACCGACCGGGCCGTCTCCCTGACACCGGAGCAGGCCGGTCTCTACGAGGCGGTGGTACGGGAGACCCTGGCGGCGATCGCCGAGGCCGACGGCATGGCGCGGCGCGGCCTGGTCGTCAAGCTGCTGACCGGGCTCAAGCAGATCTGCAACCACCCCGCCCAGTACCTCAAGGAGGAGCGCCCGAGGATCGAGGGCCGCTCGGGCAAGCTGGAGCTGCTCGACGAACTCCTCGACACGATCCTCGCCGAGGGCGCGTGCACCCTCGTCTTCACCCAGTACGTCGGGATGGCCAGGCTCCTGGAGACCCACCTCGCGGCGCGGGGCGTGCGGACGCAGTTCCTGCACGGAGGGACGCCGGTCGCCGAGCGCGAGGCGATGGTCGCCCGTTTCCAGAACGGAGAGGTCCCGGTCTTCCTGCTCTCCCTCAAGGCCGCCGGTACGGGGCTCAACCTCACCCGTGCCGAGCACGTCGTGCACTACGACCGGTGGTGGAACCCGGCCGTCGAGGCCCAGGCCACCGACCGGGCGTACCGGATCGGACAGGACCGCCCGGTGCAGGTGCACCGGCTGATCGCCGAGGGGACGATCGAGGACCGGATCGCCACCATGCTCGACCGCAAGCGGGAGCTGGCGGACACCGTTCTCGGGACCGGCGGGGACACCCCGCCGGAGCTGACCGAACTGACCGATGCCGAGCTGGCGGAGCTCGTACGACTGCGGGGTGACGCACGATGA
- a CDS encoding SWIM zinc finger family protein, whose protein sequence is MSGYGHEADERTFAALPPARGAAFARTWWGLAWLKALEDTALDGQQLKAGRRHARAGAVGAVSVRPGRITAVVKDRDGTAYRSDVLVREFAEEEWERLLDLAVDSAGHIAALLDREMPPHLVEDAAAAGLDLLPGIGDLEPECGCEAWDHCPHSSALCYQVARLLDEDPFVLLLMRGRGERTIVDQLQARSASRAATGGRVTDDTPGAEAAEGPGGMPGVSAEEAYAAGFLVPPLPAPPVAAEAPGRSLSLDTETEPEPGVDPAALEFLASDAAGRAHRMLVEALAAGAAAEVKPLGGTSVHDGAAVSATPTARTAAVVRTAPADRAAAAVRTVPAAPLTVAQDAARLAAGSPLPWIAARLATGSGRTRAEMDLATRAWGFGGAAALAVLEEEWTPDAEALVWAGTRLTEAWEDDDRPALRRSGGARWTVVGAEAQLRLGEDGRWWPYLKAGGRWSPAGPPDRDPATALATAFAAGPM, encoded by the coding sequence ATGAGCGGGTACGGACACGAGGCCGACGAGCGGACGTTCGCGGCGCTGCCGCCCGCGCGGGGCGCGGCCTTCGCCAGGACCTGGTGGGGTCTGGCATGGCTGAAGGCCCTGGAGGACACCGCGCTCGACGGCCAGCAGCTCAAGGCGGGACGACGGCACGCGCGCGCGGGAGCCGTGGGCGCCGTGTCGGTACGGCCCGGCCGCATCACGGCGGTGGTGAAGGACCGCGACGGCACGGCGTACCGCAGCGACGTCCTGGTGCGGGAGTTCGCGGAGGAGGAGTGGGAGCGGCTTCTGGACCTCGCCGTCGACAGCGCGGGTCATATCGCCGCCCTCCTCGACCGCGAGATGCCGCCGCACCTCGTCGAGGACGCGGCGGCTGCCGGGCTCGATCTGCTGCCGGGGATCGGTGATCTCGAACCGGAGTGCGGCTGCGAGGCGTGGGACCACTGCCCGCACTCGTCGGCGCTCTGCTACCAGGTGGCCCGGCTGCTCGACGAGGATCCCTTCGTCCTGCTCCTGATGCGGGGGCGCGGCGAGCGCACCATCGTGGACCAGCTGCAGGCGCGCAGCGCCTCGCGTGCCGCGACCGGCGGGCGGGTCACGGACGACACGCCGGGCGCGGAGGCGGCCGAGGGTCCCGGAGGGATGCCGGGCGTGTCGGCCGAGGAGGCCTACGCGGCGGGGTTCCTCGTGCCACCGCTTCCCGCACCTCCGGTCGCCGCGGAGGCGCCGGGCCGGTCGCTGTCCCTGGACACGGAGACGGAACCGGAGCCCGGGGTCGACCCGGCGGCTCTGGAGTTCCTCGCCTCGGACGCGGCGGGCCGCGCCCACCGGATGCTGGTCGAGGCGCTCGCGGCCGGAGCGGCGGCCGAGGTGAAGCCGCTCGGTGGCACGTCGGTCCACGACGGGGCCGCGGTGTCCGCGACGCCGACGGCTCGGACGGCGGCGGTGGTTCGGACGGCGCCGGCGGACAGGGCGGCAGCGGCGGTTCGGACCGTGCCGGCTGCTCCGCTGACGGTCGCTCAGGACGCGGCGCGGCTCGCGGCGGGCTCCCCCCTGCCCTGGATCGCGGCGCGGCTCGCCACCGGCTCGGGTCGGACGCGGGCGGAGATGGACCTCGCCACGCGCGCGTGGGGGTTCGGAGGCGCCGCCGCCCTCGCCGTACTGGAGGAGGAGTGGACGCCGGACGCCGAGGCGCTCGTGTGGGCGGGGACCCGGCTCACGGAAGCCTGGGAGGACGACGATCGCCCGGCCCTGCGACGCTCCGGTGGCGCGCGGTGGACGGTGGTGGGCGCGGAGGCGCAGCTGCGGCTCGGCGAGGACGGGCGCTGGTGGCCGTATCTGAAGGCGGGTGGCCGCTGGTCCCCCGCCGGACCGCCTGACCGGGATCCGGCGACGGCTCTGGCCACGGCCTTCGCCGCCGGGCCTATGTGA